In the genome of Haemophilus pittmaniae, one region contains:
- the rluC gene encoding 23S rRNA pseudouridine(955/2504/2580) synthase RluC: protein MTEKQTKIVNQTVKMLQISEDEAGQRIDNYLLAKLKGVPKSLIYRILRKGEVRVNKGRIKPEYKLQSGDVVRVPPVRVADKGEAPISKNLNKVASLESQIIFEDDCLLVLNKPSGIAVHGGSGLNFGVIEALRALRPEARFLELVHRLDRDTSGILLIAKKRSALRNLHEQLRVKTVQKDYLALVRGQWQSHVKSVQAPLLKNELASGERIVKVSEQGKPSETRFSIEERYANATLVKASPITGRTHQIRVHCQYAGHPIALDDKYGESEFDAQMRDFGLNRLFLHAFSIRFEHPKSGEILRLTAPLDKTMKLVLQKLRENQ from the coding sequence ATGACCGAAAAACAAACAAAAATTGTAAATCAAACGGTAAAAATGCTTCAAATTTCCGAGGATGAAGCGGGACAGCGCATTGATAATTATCTATTGGCTAAATTAAAAGGTGTACCGAAAAGCCTTATTTATCGCATTTTACGTAAAGGTGAAGTGCGGGTAAATAAAGGGCGGATTAAGCCGGAATATAAACTACAAAGTGGTGATGTTGTGCGTGTACCGCCGGTACGTGTTGCAGATAAGGGAGAGGCGCCGATATCAAAAAATTTAAATAAGGTCGCTTCTTTGGAAAGCCAGATTATTTTTGAGGATGATTGTCTGTTGGTGCTGAATAAACCCTCTGGTATTGCCGTACATGGCGGTAGTGGTTTGAATTTTGGCGTGATTGAGGCATTGCGGGCATTACGTCCAGAAGCGCGTTTTTTAGAGTTGGTGCATCGCTTGGATAGGGATACTTCAGGTATTTTATTGATCGCTAAAAAACGTTCCGCGTTGCGTAATTTGCATGAACAATTACGCGTAAAAACGGTACAAAAGGACTATTTGGCCTTGGTGCGCGGGCAGTGGCAATCCCATGTTAAATCGGTACAGGCTCCATTGTTGAAAAACGAATTAGCTAGCGGCGAGAGAATTGTAAAAGTGAGCGAGCAGGGCAAACCATCAGAAACCCGTTTTTCTATTGAAGAACGCTATGCAAATGCCACTTTAGTAAAGGCTTCACCAATAACCGGTAGAACCCATCAGATCCGAGTTCATTGTCAATATGCAGGCCATCCGATAGCACTAGATGATAAATATGGTGAGTCAGAATTTGATGCTCAAATGCGAGATTTTGGGCTTAATAGGTTGTTTTTACACGCTTTTTCTATTCGGTTTGAACATCCTAAGAGTGGCGAGATATTACGTTTAACAGCTCCCTTAGATAAAACGATGAAACTTGTGTTACAAAAGCTACGGGAAAATCAATAG
- a CDS encoding iron chelate uptake ABC transporter family permease subunit, whose protein sequence is MLKKSSYQLIVLSLLAFFSLVLYLGYNLPNRWQYALENRALSLLAIVITGASIALATMMFQTIVNNRILTPSILGLDSLYLLIQTAIIFLFGSATLLSMDSIALFLLCTGLMMAFSLLLYHFLFKREDQNIFFLLLVGIVFGTFFGSLTTFMEVLIDPNEFQIAQDIGFASFNRINTHILWVALVILLATILFSLRYWHYFDVLALGRENAINLGVDHQRIVKTLLSLVAILTSVSTALVGPLTFLGLLVMNVTFEFIGDYRHRILIPAAMLLAIITLVIGQLLVTHLFTFKTTLSIIVNFVGGVYFIYLLLRANKKWE, encoded by the coding sequence ATGCTTAAGAAATCGTCCTATCAATTGATTGTGCTGAGTCTTTTGGCATTTTTCTCATTAGTTTTATATCTGGGCTACAACTTGCCGAATCGTTGGCAATACGCCTTGGAAAATCGTGCTTTATCATTGCTCGCCATTGTGATCACGGGCGCCTCTATCGCGCTGGCGACCATGATGTTTCAAACGATTGTGAATAATCGCATTCTAACGCCGAGTATTTTGGGTTTAGATTCCCTGTATTTGTTGATCCAAACAGCAATTATTTTTTTATTTGGTTCGGCCACATTATTATCGATGGATTCGATCGCACTGTTTTTATTATGCACCGGTCTGATGATGGCATTTTCTCTGTTGCTCTACCATTTCTTATTTAAGCGGGAAGATCAGAATATTTTTTTCCTGTTATTGGTCGGAATCGTGTTCGGTACTTTTTTCGGTAGCTTAACTACTTTTATGGAAGTGTTGATTGATCCAAATGAGTTCCAAATTGCACAGGATATTGGTTTTGCTAGTTTCAATCGAATTAATACGCATATTTTGTGGGTGGCGTTGGTTATTTTGCTTGCCACTATCTTATTTAGTCTGCGTTACTGGCATTATTTTGATGTATTGGCATTGGGACGGGAAAATGCCATTAATTTAGGCGTTGATCACCAACGGATTGTCAAAACCTTATTGAGTCTGGTGGCAATTTTAACCTCGGTCTCAACGGCGTTGGTTGGTCCATTGACTTTCTTGGGACTGTTGGTAATGAATGTGACCTTTGAGTTTATCGGTGATTATCGCCATCGTATTTTAATTCCGGCGGCGATGTTGTTGGCAATCATTACGTTAGTGATTGGACAATTGCTGGTTACACATTTATTTACCTTTAAAACTACCTTAAGCATCATCGTTAACTTTGTCGGCGGCGTTTATTTTATTTACTTGCTACTGCGCGCCAATAAAAAATGGGAATAA
- the znuC gene encoding zinc ABC transporter ATP-binding protein ZnuC: MQIHRLNPVAPMPLIELKQINVIFAEKTALRDINLKIYPNSIITIVGPNGGGKSTLLKTLLKLQKPSSGEVLYHDKVRIGYVPQKIHLDHSLPLTVSRFLRLSKDVNKRDIEATLTQLSIHHLAEQNMQKLSGGEMQRVLLARAILNKPNLLVLDEPTQGVDINGQAELYQLIHQTQQALNCAVVMVSHDLHIVMADSKEVLCINQHICCAGTPETLSNDPTFMRLWGNQIAQNVGFYSHHHNHHHNMHGDVCRCNANDHCQS; encoded by the coding sequence ATGCAAATTCATCGTCTCAATCCTGTTGCGCCAATGCCGTTAATCGAGCTAAAACAAATCAATGTAATCTTTGCGGAGAAAACCGCATTGCGCGATATCAATTTAAAAATTTACCCAAATTCTATCATTACGATAGTTGGTCCAAACGGTGGCGGTAAATCCACTCTACTGAAAACCCTATTAAAATTACAAAAACCCAGTTCCGGCGAAGTGCTTTACCACGATAAAGTGCGTATTGGTTATGTACCGCAAAAAATTCATTTGGATCACAGTTTGCCACTGACCGTAAGTCGTTTTTTGCGCTTATCCAAAGATGTGAATAAGCGCGATATTGAAGCAACACTAACCCAACTATCCATTCATCACTTGGCCGAGCAAAATATGCAAAAACTTTCCGGAGGCGAAATGCAACGGGTGTTATTGGCGCGGGCAATCTTAAATAAGCCAAATTTATTAGTGCTGGATGAACCGACCCAGGGTGTGGATATCAATGGTCAGGCAGAACTCTACCAATTAATCCACCAAACCCAACAGGCGTTAAACTGCGCGGTGGTTATGGTTTCCCACGATTTGCATATCGTTATGGCAGATTCCAAAGAAGTGCTCTGCATTAATCAACATATTTGTTGTGCCGGTACTCCGGAAACGCTCTCTAATGACCCAACATTTATGCGGCTGTGGGGCAACCAAATCGCCCAAAACGTTGGATTTTACAGCCATCATCACAATCATCACCATAATATGCACGGTGATGTATGTCGTTGTAATGCTAACGATCATTGCCAATCCTAA
- the znuB gene encoding zinc ABC transporter permease subunit ZnuB → MFEILFPALLTGLLLSLITAPLGAFVVWRKMAYFGDTLSHSALLGVALGIWLQINPYLAIVILTILLAVLMVYLESKTSFSADTLLGIIAHSCLSLGVVTVGLLKNVRVDLMSYLFGDLLAITLSDLPYIGGGVILVLGSLIYCWRPLLATTVSPELAQVEGINIARMRFILMILTALTIALSMKFVGALIITSLLIIPAATARRFARTPESMVIIAIIISQLSVFGGLLLSAFYDTAAGPSVVLCSAFLFALSLLKKERL, encoded by the coding sequence ATGTTTGAGATATTATTTCCGGCTCTATTAACGGGGCTCTTGCTTTCATTGATTACTGCCCCCTTGGGAGCCTTTGTGGTATGGCGCAAAATGGCCTATTTCGGCGACACTCTCTCCCACTCGGCATTACTCGGCGTGGCGTTAGGAATTTGGTTGCAAATTAATCCTTATTTGGCGATCGTAATACTCACCATTTTATTGGCCGTACTGATGGTTTATCTAGAAAGCAAAACCAGCTTTTCTGCCGATACCCTGTTAGGCATTATTGCCCATAGTTGCTTATCCTTAGGGGTAGTCACCGTGGGGTTATTAAAAAATGTACGGGTTGATCTGATGAGTTATTTATTCGGTGACCTACTAGCTATTACATTATCCGATCTACCTTATATCGGAGGTGGTGTCATCTTGGTATTGGGCTCATTAATTTATTGTTGGCGCCCACTACTAGCAACCACGGTATCACCAGAACTGGCTCAGGTAGAAGGCATCAATATTGCACGTATGCGTTTTATATTGATGATCTTAACTGCACTCACCATTGCCTTAAGCATGAAGTTTGTCGGTGCATTAATAATTACATCCCTTTTAATTATTCCAGCCGCTACAGCTCGCCGCTTTGCCCGGACTCCTGAATCAATGGTGATTATTGCGATAATTATCAGTCAATTGTCGGTATTTGGTGGGCTGTTACTTTCCGCTTTTTACGACACCGCGGCAGGCCCTTCAGTAGTACTTTGCTCAGCCTTTTTATTTGCGCTCTCCTTATTGAAGAAAGAACGTTTATAA
- a CDS encoding iron ABC transporter ATP-binding protein encodes MAIEIRNISKCYGNKTVVDNVSLTIPAGKITSFIGPNGAGKSTVLSIISRLLSADSGEVLLNNEPLNHKKSSEIAKQLAILKQSNNINLRLTIEDLVAFGRFPYSKGHLTADDRQFIDNAIAYMDLQDIRHQYIDSLSGGQRQRAYIAMTLAQDTDYILLDEPLNNLDMKHSVQIMKVLRQLVTELHKTVVIVIHDINFASCYSDYIIAMKNGKLVQQGEVAHIMQSSVLQDIYDMPIPIQQIDGHQIAVYFR; translated from the coding sequence ATGGCAATTGAAATTCGTAATATCAGCAAATGTTATGGCAATAAGACTGTTGTCGATAATGTTTCCCTCACGATTCCGGCCGGTAAAATAACTTCGTTTATTGGTCCAAATGGTGCCGGTAAAAGTACCGTGCTGTCGATTATCAGCCGTTTACTGTCGGCAGATAGTGGGGAAGTACTGTTAAATAATGAACCACTTAATCACAAAAAGAGTAGTGAAATTGCCAAACAATTAGCGATCTTGAAGCAGAGCAACAATATTAACTTGCGTCTGACTATTGAGGATTTAGTCGCATTTGGCCGTTTCCCTTATAGTAAAGGGCATCTTACAGCCGATGATCGGCAGTTTATTGATAATGCAATTGCCTATATGGATTTGCAGGATATTCGTCATCAATATATTGATAGCCTAAGTGGTGGTCAGCGACAGCGCGCTTATATTGCCATGACATTGGCGCAGGATACGGATTATATTTTATTAGATGAACCGCTAAATAATCTGGATATGAAACATTCGGTGCAAATTATGAAGGTGTTGCGCCAACTGGTGACAGAATTGCATAAAACCGTAGTAATAGTAATCCATGATATTAATTTTGCGTCTTGTTATTCTGATTACATTATTGCCATGAAAAATGGCAAATTGGTACAACAGGGTGAGGTAGCACACATCATGCAATCCTCTGTTTTACAGGATATTTACGATATGCCGATACCGATTCAACAAATCGATGGGCATCAAATTGCAGTTTATTTTCGATAA
- a CDS encoding ABC transporter permease yields the protein MIKRRYLLFLLLLLSIVSLFLGVSTVNLQGLLAFDGNQWQIFLISRLPRLVSILIAGASLSICGLVMQQLSRNRFVSPTTAGTMDSARLGILLAILFFPGASMLLKTTVAVAVSFMGTLLFMSILSRLKFKDTIFVPLVGMMFGNIISAITAFLAYKEDLLQNLSGWLQGDFSLVMAGRYELLYFSIPALLLAYLFANRFSIVGMGKDFAVNLGLNYNQVLYLGLLIVAVVSSIIIVSVGVIPFLGLIIPNIVTLYLGDNLKKVLSHTALLGAVFVLMCDILGRSVIYPYEISINAVVGVFGSGIFLLLLFKRYRHA from the coding sequence ATGATTAAACGGCGTTATTTGCTTTTTTTATTACTTCTTTTATCCATTGTTTCCCTTTTCTTGGGCGTGAGTACGGTCAATTTGCAGGGCTTGTTAGCTTTTGACGGTAATCAATGGCAAATCTTCCTAATCAGTCGGCTGCCTCGTTTGGTGAGCATTTTAATCGCAGGTGCTTCCTTAAGTATTTGTGGTTTGGTAATGCAGCAATTGAGCCGTAACCGTTTTGTTTCGCCGACCACCGCCGGTACGATGGATAGTGCGCGACTTGGCATTTTGTTGGCCATTTTGTTTTTCCCCGGTGCCTCTATGCTATTAAAAACTACGGTTGCGGTCGCAGTTTCTTTTATGGGCACATTGCTTTTTATGAGCATTTTGTCGCGTTTAAAATTCAAGGATACGATTTTTGTGCCCCTAGTCGGCATGATGTTCGGCAATATCATTAGCGCTATTACGGCGTTTCTGGCGTATAAAGAAGATTTGTTACAAAACCTGTCCGGCTGGCTACAAGGCGATTTTTCCTTGGTTATGGCGGGTCGTTATGAATTACTTTATTTCAGTATTCCGGCGTTATTGCTAGCTTATTTGTTTGCCAATCGTTTTTCCATTGTCGGTATGGGCAAGGATTTTGCCGTGAATTTAGGACTTAATTACAACCAAGTGCTGTATTTGGGACTGTTGATTGTCGCGGTGGTGTCATCGATTATTATTGTATCGGTGGGTGTGATTCCATTTTTGGGGCTGATTATTCCAAATATCGTGACGCTTTATTTAGGCGATAATCTGAAAAAAGTGTTGTCCCATACGGCCTTGCTTGGTGCTGTGTTTGTATTGATGTGCGATATTTTAGGACGCAGCGTGATTTATCCCTATGAAATTTCGATTAATGCCGTAGTCGGGGTGTTCGGTAGCGGTATTTTCCTTTTGTTATTGTTCAAACGGTACCGACATGCTTAA
- the pdxY gene encoding pyridoxal kinase: protein MKNVLAIQSHVVYGFAGNKSATFPMQLLGIDVWALNTVQFSNHTQYGKWTGMVIPQEQIGEIVQGLDNIDKLSECDAVLSGYLGSAEQVDRIIEAVATIKSRNPKALYLCDPVMPNAEKVCVVANGVRESLIEKALPKADIITPNLAELRQLSDFEINHFDDAVRAAQALVEKGISKVLVKHLNKVGKLQDPDTFETILATPEGVWHLSRPLYQFNFEPVGVGDLIAGLFLANLLNGEDDVRAFEKTNNAVMGVMKTTFELKSYELQPIAARFEILNPSADYKAVKIA from the coding sequence ATGAAAAATGTTCTCGCCATTCAATCCCATGTGGTTTATGGCTTTGCCGGTAATAAATCGGCAACCTTTCCGATGCAGTTATTAGGTATCGATGTTTGGGCATTGAATACCGTACAATTTTCCAACCATACTCAATACGGTAAGTGGACCGGTATGGTCATCCCGCAAGAACAAATCGGTGAAATCGTGCAAGGTTTGGATAATATCGACAAACTCAGCGAATGCGATGCCGTGCTCTCCGGATATTTAGGCTCTGCAGAACAGGTCGATCGTATCATTGAAGCGGTAGCAACCATTAAATCGCGTAATCCAAAAGCGCTATATTTATGCGATCCGGTGATGCCGAATGCAGAAAAAGTTTGTGTGGTGGCCAATGGTGTGCGTGAAAGCTTGATTGAAAAAGCCCTCCCAAAAGCCGATATCATTACACCGAACCTGGCAGAATTGCGCCAACTTAGTGATTTTGAAATTAATCATTTCGATGATGCGGTACGTGCTGCCCAGGCTTTAGTCGAAAAAGGCATCAGCAAGGTATTAGTAAAACACTTAAATAAAGTCGGTAAATTACAAGATCCCGACACCTTTGAAACAATTTTAGCGACCCCTGAAGGTGTTTGGCATTTAAGCCGACCACTTTACCAATTTAATTTCGAACCGGTTGGTGTGGGTGATTTAATTGCCGGCCTATTCCTGGCCAATTTGCTCAACGGTGAAGATGATGTCCGTGCCTTTGAAAAAACTAACAATGCGGTTATGGGCGTAATGAAAACAACCTTTGAGTTAAAATCTTACGAACTTCAACCAATTGCCGCCCGCTTTGAAATTCTCAACCCGAGCGCTGATTATAAAGCGGTGAAAATCGCCTAA
- the mepM gene encoding murein DD-endopeptidase MepM: MQHVKLARDRRKRKSRIKAAIFFVSILLIASGALLSLKESTNEEPYVQAQVEPEVVDNVQYQSLTPSQNNTDKPTSTAENDVDGVKEGDEQLAAKTDKADDATSYDDDLQGPDDEVEEVKPDFDELGNLPQNAQDAVSDILDAADQAMRINDQFSHTVVRGDNLKDVLELSGLEDDTASQLIAAYPELKNLRAGQQFYWILNKEDQLEYLNWLVSEKEERIYERSAEGKFTRQILEKKSIWKKEVLKGQINGSFASALRAQGLDGRQISQLTSALQWQVSLQKLPKGSKFAILVSREYLGDKLTGQGNVEAIHILANGKSYYAIQAANGRYYNKQGETLGKGFARFPLQRQARISSPFNPNRRHPVTGRVRPHKGVDFAVSPGTPVIVPADGVIEKIAYQAGGAGRYVVVRHGREYQTVYMHLSRALVRAGQEVKKGERIALTGNTGISTGPHLHYEFHINGRPVNPLTVKLPGTSSGMATAERKQFLVRAKEAERVLAQ, from the coding sequence GTGCAACACGTCAAATTGGCCCGTGACCGGCGTAAAAGAAAATCCCGCATTAAAGCGGCGATTTTTTTTGTGTCGATCCTGTTGATCGCCAGCGGCGCGTTGCTTTCCCTGAAAGAAAGCACTAATGAAGAACCTTATGTGCAGGCTCAAGTCGAGCCGGAAGTCGTTGATAATGTACAATATCAATCTCTTACCCCTTCACAAAATAATACCGATAAACCGACTAGTACCGCCGAAAACGATGTTGATGGTGTGAAAGAAGGTGATGAGCAATTAGCCGCTAAGACAGATAAAGCGGATGATGCCACCTCCTATGACGATGACTTACAGGGGCCGGATGATGAAGTTGAGGAAGTGAAACCGGACTTTGATGAGTTAGGCAATTTACCGCAGAATGCTCAAGATGCGGTAAGCGATATTTTGGATGCCGCGGATCAGGCCATGCGCATTAATGATCAATTTAGTCACACAGTTGTGCGTGGTGATAACTTGAAAGATGTGTTGGAATTATCCGGTTTGGAAGACGACACAGCCAGTCAATTGATCGCCGCTTATCCGGAATTGAAAAATCTACGCGCCGGCCAACAATTCTATTGGATCCTCAATAAAGAGGATCAATTGGAATATTTGAACTGGTTGGTTTCCGAAAAAGAAGAACGAATTTACGAACGTAGCGCTGAAGGCAAATTTACCCGTCAAATTCTCGAGAAGAAAAGTATTTGGAAGAAAGAGGTACTGAAGGGACAAATCAACGGTTCGTTTGCTTCAGCTTTGCGTGCGCAAGGGTTGGATGGCCGTCAAATCAGCCAGTTAACCAGCGCCTTGCAATGGCAGGTCAGCCTGCAAAAATTACCGAAGGGAAGTAAATTTGCCATTTTGGTATCGCGTGAATATTTGGGCGATAAACTAACCGGCCAAGGTAACGTTGAGGCTATTCACATCCTTGCTAATGGTAAGAGCTACTATGCCATTCAAGCGGCTAACGGTCGCTATTATAACAAGCAAGGGGAAACTCTAGGTAAAGGGTTTGCGCGTTTCCCATTGCAGCGCCAAGCACGGATTTCCTCACCATTTAACCCGAATCGTCGCCATCCGGTAACCGGCCGCGTACGTCCGCACAAGGGCGTGGATTTCGCTGTATCCCCGGGCACGCCGGTAATTGTGCCGGCTGATGGGGTGATTGAAAAGATTGCCTATCAAGCCGGTGGTGCAGGGCGCTATGTGGTGGTACGGCATGGTCGTGAATATCAAACGGTGTATATGCATTTAAGTCGTGCTTTAGTACGGGCTGGCCAAGAGGTTAAGAAAGGTGAACGTATCGCTCTCACTGGAAATACGGGGATTTCCACCGGGCCGCATTTACACTACGAATTCCATATTAATGGTCGTCCGGTTAATCCGTTAACCGTGAAATTACCGGGCACATCCAGCGGTATGGCAACCGCTGAGCGCAAACAATTCTTAGTGCGTGCCAAAGAAGCGGAGCGGGTGTTGGCGCAGTAG
- a CDS encoding siderophore ABC transporter substrate-binding protein, translating into MKKVLSQLALSLTAMWAVSVQAADITVENAAGKQVVPQNPQRVVVLDFGAADTIRALGETDKIVGFPQSGKIPEYIAEFGDKKFTNVGDLKEQSLEKINELNPDLIIASKRQEKMLDKFKEIAPVFNFENDYNDYYGSFQQNVRALGKIFDKQKVADEKLAALESKVAQVAQDAKGKTALLVLVNESKISAFGDGSRYAMVYQKFGFKPIDEQIKSSTHGMSVGFEYILEKNPDYLLVVDRTAAITEKANNAQTVLDNEIIKQTKAYKNGHIVYLNAANWYLAFGGLQSMEIIAQELDSAVKSH; encoded by the coding sequence ATGAAAAAAGTACTTTCCCAATTAGCTCTTTCTCTCACAGCAATGTGGGCGGTAAGCGTGCAAGCTGCCGATATTACGGTGGAAAATGCTGCCGGTAAACAGGTCGTGCCACAAAATCCACAACGTGTTGTGGTGTTGGATTTTGGTGCCGCGGATACGATCCGAGCCTTGGGAGAGACGGATAAAATTGTGGGTTTTCCGCAAAGTGGCAAAATCCCAGAGTATATTGCTGAATTTGGTGATAAAAAATTTACCAATGTGGGGGATTTAAAAGAGCAATCGCTGGAGAAAATTAATGAATTAAATCCGGATTTGATTATTGCCTCTAAACGTCAGGAAAAGATGCTCGATAAATTTAAGGAAATTGCACCGGTATTTAACTTTGAAAATGACTACAACGATTATTACGGTTCTTTCCAACAAAATGTGCGAGCCCTTGGGAAAATCTTTGATAAGCAAAAAGTAGCCGATGAGAAATTGGCTGCATTAGAAAGCAAAGTGGCACAAGTTGCACAAGATGCTAAGGGTAAAACGGCGCTGTTAGTGTTAGTCAATGAAAGCAAAATTAGCGCATTTGGTGATGGCTCTCGTTATGCTATGGTGTATCAAAAATTCGGTTTCAAACCTATTGATGAACAAATCAAATCCTCTACCCATGGTATGAGCGTGGGCTTTGAATATATCTTAGAGAAAAATCCGGATTACTTGTTGGTGGTGGATCGCACCGCGGCAATTACAGAAAAAGCCAATAATGCGCAAACCGTGTTAGATAACGAAATCATCAAACAAACTAAGGCGTATAAAAACGGCCATATCGTTTACTTGAATGCGGCTAACTGGTACTTGGCATTTGGTGGCCTACAAAGTATGGAAATTATTGCCCAGGAATTAGATTCGGCAGTTAAAAGCCACTAA
- the accA gene encoding acetyl-CoA carboxylase carboxyl transferase subunit alpha, whose translation MSQEYLDFELPIAELEAKIEALRAASDDKIDLNDEISRLQKKSDELTKKTFANLDAWQVSKMARHPNRPYTLDYIEHIFTDFQELAGDRAFADDKAIVGGLARLDGRPVMVIGHQKGRTVKDKVKRNFGMPAPEGYRKALRLMQMAERFKLPIITFIDTPGAYPGIGAEERGQSEAIARNLREMSTLKVPVICTVIGEGGSGGALAIGVGDKVNMLQYSTYSVISPEGCASILWKSAEKASTAAEVMGLTATRLKELGLIDGIVNEPLGGAHRDYAAMARSLKQRLLDDLAELDPLSQEALLERRYNRLMSYGYC comes from the coding sequence ATGAGTCAAGAATATTTAGATTTCGAATTGCCTATCGCTGAACTCGAAGCCAAAATCGAAGCATTGCGCGCGGCTTCCGACGATAAGATTGATTTAAACGACGAAATTAGCCGTCTACAGAAAAAAAGTGACGAGCTGACCAAAAAAACCTTTGCCAATCTTGATGCGTGGCAGGTTTCTAAAATGGCCCGCCATCCGAACCGTCCTTATACTTTAGATTATATCGAACACATATTTACCGATTTCCAAGAGTTGGCCGGCGATCGTGCCTTTGCCGACGATAAAGCGATTGTCGGCGGTTTAGCCCGTTTGGATGGTCGCCCTGTAATGGTGATTGGTCACCAAAAAGGCCGTACCGTAAAAGATAAAGTAAAACGTAACTTTGGCATGCCGGCTCCCGAAGGCTATCGTAAAGCCCTTCGCTTGATGCAAATGGCCGAACGCTTTAAATTACCGATTATTACCTTTATCGATACACCGGGAGCATATCCGGGTATCGGCGCTGAAGAGCGTGGCCAATCGGAAGCGATTGCCCGTAATTTGCGTGAAATGTCTACCTTAAAAGTTCCGGTAATTTGTACTGTAATTGGTGAAGGCGGTTCCGGTGGTGCTTTAGCGATCGGTGTTGGTGATAAAGTGAATATGTTGCAATATTCCACCTACTCGGTTATCTCACCGGAAGGTTGCGCTTCCATCCTATGGAAAAGTGCCGAAAAAGCTTCTACGGCAGCTGAAGTGATGGGATTAACCGCAACCCGTCTAAAAGAATTAGGGCTCATCGATGGTATCGTGAATGAACCACTTGGTGGCGCTCATCGCGACTATGCCGCAATGGCCCGTAGTTTAAAACAACGCCTGTTAGATGATTTAGCCGAGTTAGATCCGCTTAGCCAGGAAGCTCTGCTTGAACGTCGTTATAATCGTTTGATGTCATACGGTTATTGCTAA